A DNA window from Plasmodium brasilianum strain Bolivian I chromosome 12, whole genome shotgun sequence contains the following coding sequences:
- a CDS encoding hypothetical protein (conserved Plasmodium protein), which translates to MKYAEYYIKQNTLSLNIEINILSKSFVNDLQISKNVLNYIKASVIVEKIKDFLDFHLYKIQLQLIYTNSSNDNNVICLKKNTNNATSSNIFSSVKNVNDRESSSCPEGLKFNCKNYSLKSKLNNFVRNEKSDANLSSSNKIICTNSSEERILNTNESIRLNKLNFLVKTELKESEGENEGGKKNIAVEFTSNNTLFINGSSSKHNVDKSKIELQKLSKSRNESDYFEISHLLRGKDLCTKDVCIFQQKHLCRYIFLPSILSVQKARIKTIHFLLQKKLSIILLLDIVVNRKNNSFFELSANIELDNMLKLKKNIIILCRSCNSNIIMCSKINLIMPHLYLRTPNFFDHAFCEECTSFSYDSINDVDNNIFVLSNSLCFNFGLIKDSKLVVRKNAIGNYRYFFFCNFCFSPLGYLENENSKNFFSYIDNKNINDSLKIFLFDFMHQTDKQEYTKLDKILFINRNNKTVKISKKDGQQIVSYNTECLNSIKLEKEKSLLKGGLLAHNVVDLEKGYYNAYSEGSNKGKKDDKHEKCEDTEYNNTRSSDLDNVINICNNPKVYLFKHKIKMQMNKKNIFKNYNDLLFLNEYMHNKCEKYKTAVFYLKNDQKRKIIEIRIFIKKLYICKILDVENNCENSAFFQKAIKVLYCTKEEKDIKFANSEVIIVSKEIYEDLLKMLINYSFELGSFKNKFLSYLHLVQ; encoded by the coding sequence atgAAATATGCagaatattacataaaacaaaatacacTGTCACTAAACATtgaaataaacattttatcCAAATCGTTCGTTAATGATTTGCAAATTTCCAAGAATGTGCTGAATTATATTAAGGCTTCAGTCATcgttgaaaaaataaaggactTTCTagattttcatttatataaaattcagttacaattaatttatacaaattcttcgaatgataataatgtgatttgcttaaaaaaaaatacgaataaTGCAACATCCTCCAATATTTTCTCATCTGTTAAAAATGTGAATGACAGGGAAAGCTCTTCTTGTCCTGAAGGACTCAaatttaattgtaaaaattattctttaaaaagtaaactaaataattttgtGCGTAATGAGAAAAGTGACGCTAATTTATCTAGCagtaacaaaattatatgcaCAAATAGCAGTGAGGAAAGAATATTAAATACTAATGAGAGTATAAGGCTAAATAAGTTAAACTTCTTAGTGAAAACAGAATTAAAAGAGAGCGAAGGAGAAAAtgaagggggaaaaaaaaatattgctgTAGAATTTACATCAAATAATACGCTTTTCATCAATGGTAGTAGCAGTAAGCATAATGTCGATAAATCTAAGATTGAGCTGCAAAAATTAAGCAAAAGTAGAAATGAAAGTgattattttgaaatatctCATTTATTAAGAGGAAAAGATCTTTGTACAAAAGatgtttgtatttttcaaCAAAAACATCTTTGCagatacatatttttaccttCAATTTTGTCGGTACAAAAGGcaagaataaaaacaattcaCTTTttactacaaaaaaaattgagtattatattattattagacATTGTTgtgaatagaaaaaataatagtttcTTTGAATTAAGTGCAAACATTGAATTAGataatatgttaaaattaaaaaaaaatattataatattgtgCAGATCTTGTAattcaaatattattatgtgttCAAAAATTAATCTTATAATGCCCCACTTATATTTACGTACACCCAATTTCTTTGATCATGCATTTTGCGAAGAATGTACCTCATTCTCCTATGATTCTATAAATGATGTTGACAATAACATTTTTGTTCTGTCTAATTCcttatgttttaattttggATTAATAAAAGATAGTAAGTTAGTTGTTAGAAAAAATGCAATAGGTAATTAtaggtatttttttttttgtaatttttgcTTCAGTCCACTTGGTTATTTAGAAAACGAAAATAGTAAAAACTTTTTCTCATAtattgataataaaaatattaatgattctctaaaaattttcttatttgatTTTATGCATCAAACGGATAAACAGGAATATACAAAACTAGATAAAATTCTGTTCATAAAtcgaaataataaaactgtGAAGATAAGCAAAAAGGATGGGCAACAAATCGTAAGCTACAACACAGAATGTTTAAACAGTATCAAGttagaaaaggaaaaaagctTATTAAAAGGTGGATTATTGGCACATAATGTTGTAGATCTAGAAAAGGGGTATTATAATGCTTACAGCGAGGGCTCAAATAAAGGGAAAAAGGATGATAAACATGAGAAATGTGAAGACACAGAATACAATAATACCAGGAGCAGTGACTTAGATAATGTAATCAACATTTGTAACAACCCAAAAGTTTACCTGTTTaagcataaaataaaaatgcagatgaacaagaaaaacatctttaaaaattacaatgaCTTGTTATTTCTTAACGAATACATGCATAataaatgtgaaaaatataaaacagccgtattttatttaaaaaatgaccaaaaaagaaaaatcatTGAAATAaggatttttataaaaaagttatatatttgtaaaattttggACGTGGAAAATAATTGTGAAAATTCtgcattttttcaaaaagcgataaaagtattatattgtacaaaagaagaaaaggatATAAAATTCGCCAATTCGGAAGTAATTATTGTTTCAAAGGAAATTTATGAGgatcttttaaaaatgttgatTAACTATTCCTTTGAATTGggttcttttaaaaataagtttttatCATACCTCCATTTGGTGCAGTAG
- a CDS encoding nucleoside transporter 3, whose translation MNNLEWKKSAPAASNNKDHVKGTSTTNTLINELYDSTKMSANIEELCEFDIEKRDELEEEKYYMLLSIAYGLIAILADAPYFIIVSMSDYFRHAFNVTDIMINEFALMESIILIVVCIFLHLIGSYRLRWNVYQPLLTMFSLGIIHLIVHFKSDYIGHKIVIFSAVPFGIISCVIKMTTIKICVLFRKQYCSAYVCGLSMSGFLVFVLYVLGAYVFFENDINKFCKMFSLFYGVISFLSIICFMILYKIYSLPFVKRLGEKFEDKGFLINKEILFDSFKSMSVVWEYMLIAFLANIFSYQIYPTVFPACIDENKEMKGLLSGVLLFGDSLAHLLVHIFSNFFIKINFVIYTIIKIFRLFFLPIFVILVLYKNSFLNSQYFLIPLAYTFGFTHGILSNSVFLKIPEACRKKNKEQYLKLAPNIVFLSFIFGTMIGVFISKIYMNARMDKEKNEVMKRRNVEMWKCGNVEMWKYSNIDMWKYSNIEMWKYSNIEMWKYSNIEMWKYSNIEMWKYSNIEMWKYSNTEIWIY comes from the exons atgaataatctGGAGTGGAAGAAATCTGCACCTGCGGCAAGTAACAATAAGGATCATGTTAAGGGAACAAGTACAACGAACACACTAATAAACGAATTATATGATAGTACCAAAATGAGTGCAAATATAGAAGAATTATGCGAATTTGatatagaaaaaagagaTGAATTAGAAGAAGAAAAGTATTATATGTTGTTGTCTATTGCGTACGGATTAATAGCAATATTAGCTGACGCcccatattttataatagtaTCAATGTCAGATTATTTCAGACATGCATTTAATGTTACAGATATTATGATCAACGAATTCGCATTAATGGaaagtataatattaattgttgtatgtatatttttacatttgaTCGGAAGTTATAGATTAAGATGGAATGTATATCAGCCTCTTCTTACAATGTTTTCTTTAGGAATAATCCATTTAATTGTTCATTTTAAAAGTGATTATATAGGacataaaatagtaatatttagTGCAGTTCCATTTGGTATAATATCTTGTGTAATTAAGATGAcaacaattaaaatatgtgttTTGTTTAGAAAACAATATTGTAGTGCTTATGTATGTGGATTATCGATGTCTGGATTTCttgtttttgtattatatgtattgggagcatatgtattttttgaaaatgatataaataaattttgtaaaatgttttcattattttatggagtcatttcttttttatcaataatttgttttatgatattatataaaatatatagtttgCCATTTGTAAAAAGATTAGGAGAAAAATTTGAAGATAAAggttttttaataaacaaagaaatattatttgattCATTCAAATCGATGAGTGTAGTTTGGGAATATATGCTTATAGCCTTTCttgcaaatatatttagcTATCAAATATACCCAACAGTTTTTCCTGCATGCATTGATGAAAACAAAGAAATGAAAGGACTTTTATCAGGAGTTCTACTTTTTGGTGACTCATTAGCACATTTGTtagttcatatttttagcaacttttttattaaaattaattttgtaatatataccattatcaaaatttttaggttattttttctacctatatttgttattttagttttatataaaaattcatttttgaaCAGTCAATACTTTTTAATTCCATTAGCATATACATTTGGATTTACACATGGAATATTATCTAattctgtttttttaaaaatacccGAAGCATGcagaaaaaagaacaaagaaCAATATCTTAAATTAGCTCCGaatatagtttttttatcttttatatttggCACTATGATTGGTGTCTTcatatcaaaaatatat ATGAATGCAAGAATGGACAAAGAAAAGAACGAAGTAATGAAACGTCGAAATGTGGAAATGTGGAAATGTGGAAATGTGGAAATGTggaaatattcaaatattgATATGTGGAAGTATTCAAATATTGAAATGTGGAAGTATTCAAATATTGAAATGTGGAAGTATTCAAATATTGAAATGTGGAAGTATTCAAATATTGAAATGTGGAAGTATTCAAATATTGAAATGTGGAAGTATTCAAATACTGAAATATGGATATACTGA